The Phacochoerus africanus isolate WHEZ1 chromosome 15, ROS_Pafr_v1, whole genome shotgun sequence genome has a segment encoding these proteins:
- the MVK gene encoding mevalonate kinase isoform X1: MLSQVLLVSAPGKVILHGEHAVVHGKVALAVALNLRTFLRLQPHNSGKVSLRLPNIGIQRTWDVARLQLLDTSFLEQGDLTEQVEKLKEVAGFSKDSTNHDCLAVPAFLYLYLTICRSQRTLPSLDIAVWSELPTGAGLGSSAAYSVCLAAALLTACEEIPNPLKDGEATGRWTEENLELINKWAFQGERVIHGNPSGVDNAVSTWGGALRYQQGKISPLKRLPALKILLVNTKVPRSTKALVASVKNRMLKFPEIIAPLLASMDAISLECERVLGEMAAAPALEHYLVLEELIDMNQHHLNALGVGHASLDQLCQVTTAHGLHSKLTGAGGGGCGITLLRPDLERPEVEDTKQALTSCGFDCWETSIGAPGVFVHMAASLDASVQQALGDLR; the protein is encoded by the exons GTAGCACTGGCTGTGGCCTTGAACTTGAGAACATTCCTCCGGCTTCAGCCCCACAACAGTGGGAAAGTGAGCCTCAGGTTACCGAACATTGGCATCCAGCGGACCTGGGATGTGGCCAGGCTTCAGCTGCTGGACACCAGCTTTCTGG AGCAAGGCGACCTGACAGAGCAAGTGGAGAAGCTGAAGGAGGTGGCGGGCTTCTCCAAGGACTCCACCAACCACGACTGCCTGGCGGTGCCGGCCTTCCTTTACTTGTACCTGACCATCTGCCGGAGTCAGAG GACCCTGCCCAGCCTGGACATTGCCGTGTGGTCGGAGCTGCCCACTGGGGCCGGCCTGGGCTCCAGTGCCGCCTACTCCGTGTGTCTGGCAGCCGCACTCCTGACCGCATGCGAGGAGATCCCAAACCCGCTGAAGGACGGGGAGGCCACTGGCAG GTGGACCGAAGAGAACTTGGAGTTAATTAACAAGTGGGCCTTCCAGGGGGAGAGGGTGATTCATGGGAACCCATCCGGAGTGGACAACGCCGTTAGTACCTGGG gAGGAGCGCTCCGATACCAGCAAGGGAAGATTTCACCCTTGAAGAG GCTGCCGGCTCTGAAGATCCTGCTGGTCAACACCAAAGTCCCTCGCAGCACCAAGGCCCTGGTGGCCAGCGTCAAGAACAGGATGCTAAAG TTCCCGGAGATCATAGCCCCACTCCTGGCCTCCATGGACGCCATCTCCCTGGAGTGTGAGCGGGTGCTGGGGGAGATGGCAGCGGCCCCGGCCCTGGAGCATTACCTTGTGCTGGAG GAACTCATCGACATGAACCAGCACCATCTGAATGCCCTTGGTGTGGGCCATGCCTCACTGGACCAGCTGTGCCAGGTGACCACGGCCCATGGACTGCACAGCAAGCTCACTGGTGCTGGCGGCGGGGGCTGTGGCATCACGCTCCTCAGGCCAG ATCTGGAGCGGCCAGAGGTAGAGGACACGAAGCAGGCTCTGACCAGCTGTGGGTTTGACTGCTGGGAAACCAGCATCGGTGCCCCTGGCGTCTTCGTCCACATGGCTGCCTCCCTGGACGCCTCTGTCCAGCAAGCCCTGGGGGATCTGAGATGA
- the MVK gene encoding mevalonate kinase isoform X4, translating into MLSQVLLVSAPGKVILHGEHAVVHGKVALAVALNLRTFLRLQPHNSGKVSLRLPNIGIQRTWDVARLQLLDTSFLEQGDLTEQVEKLKEVAGFSKDSTNHDCLAVPAFLYLYLTICRSQRWTEENLELINKWAFQGERVIHGNPSGVDNAVSTWGGALRYQQGKISPLKRLPALKILLVNTKVPRSTKALVASVKNRMLKFPEIIAPLLASMDAISLECERVLGEMAAAPALEHYLVLEELIDMNQHHLNALGVGHASLDQLCQVTTAHGLHSKLTGAGGGGCGITLLRPDLERPEVEDTKQALTSCGFDCWETSIGAPGVFVHMAASLDASVQQALGDLR; encoded by the exons GTAGCACTGGCTGTGGCCTTGAACTTGAGAACATTCCTCCGGCTTCAGCCCCACAACAGTGGGAAAGTGAGCCTCAGGTTACCGAACATTGGCATCCAGCGGACCTGGGATGTGGCCAGGCTTCAGCTGCTGGACACCAGCTTTCTGG AGCAAGGCGACCTGACAGAGCAAGTGGAGAAGCTGAAGGAGGTGGCGGGCTTCTCCAAGGACTCCACCAACCACGACTGCCTGGCGGTGCCGGCCTTCCTTTACTTGTACCTGACCATCTGCCGGAGTCAGAG GTGGACCGAAGAGAACTTGGAGTTAATTAACAAGTGGGCCTTCCAGGGGGAGAGGGTGATTCATGGGAACCCATCCGGAGTGGACAACGCCGTTAGTACCTGGG gAGGAGCGCTCCGATACCAGCAAGGGAAGATTTCACCCTTGAAGAG GCTGCCGGCTCTGAAGATCCTGCTGGTCAACACCAAAGTCCCTCGCAGCACCAAGGCCCTGGTGGCCAGCGTCAAGAACAGGATGCTAAAG TTCCCGGAGATCATAGCCCCACTCCTGGCCTCCATGGACGCCATCTCCCTGGAGTGTGAGCGGGTGCTGGGGGAGATGGCAGCGGCCCCGGCCCTGGAGCATTACCTTGTGCTGGAG GAACTCATCGACATGAACCAGCACCATCTGAATGCCCTTGGTGTGGGCCATGCCTCACTGGACCAGCTGTGCCAGGTGACCACGGCCCATGGACTGCACAGCAAGCTCACTGGTGCTGGCGGCGGGGGCTGTGGCATCACGCTCCTCAGGCCAG ATCTGGAGCGGCCAGAGGTAGAGGACACGAAGCAGGCTCTGACCAGCTGTGGGTTTGACTGCTGGGAAACCAGCATCGGTGCCCCTGGCGTCTTCGTCCACATGGCTGCCTCCCTGGACGCCTCTGTCCAGCAAGCCCTGGGGGATCTGAGATGA